The proteins below come from a single Streptomyces sp. B3I8 genomic window:
- a CDS encoding helix-turn-helix domain-containing protein, which translates to MVTKQLLKGLPEDADLRRADSLAREIFSDVANKWALLIIEALDERTLRFSELRNEVEGISHKMLTQNLRMLERNGLVDRRVYPTVPPRVEYTLTEPGRGLRVAVDALCGWTHQHLTHIEHARDSFEA; encoded by the coding sequence ATGGTGACCAAGCAACTGCTCAAAGGCCTGCCCGAGGACGCCGACCTGCGACGCGCGGACTCCCTGGCCCGGGAGATCTTCTCGGACGTCGCCAACAAGTGGGCGCTCCTGATCATCGAGGCACTCGACGAGCGCACCCTGCGCTTCAGCGAACTGCGGAACGAGGTGGAGGGCATCAGCCACAAGATGCTCACCCAGAACCTGCGCATGCTGGAGCGCAACGGTCTGGTCGACCGCAGGGTGTACCCCACCGTGCCCCCACGCGTCGAATACACCCTCACCGAGCCGGGCCGTGGCCTGCGCGTCGCGGTCGACGCCCTCTGCGGCTGGACCCACCAGCACCTCACCCACATCGAACACGCCCGGGACAGCTTCGAGGCTTGA
- a CDS encoding RidA family protein: protein MADNHVFTYDIPAESDFGYAQAIRSGELIHVSGQVAFDEAGEFLHAGDFAGQLEQTYANMDKVLGHYGATRNQVVSQTVYMVGLRQHAAAVSEGNLRYFGDHRPASTVLGVSELAVPGQVVEISAVVDMRLPA from the coding sequence GTGGCCGACAACCATGTCTTCACCTATGACATCCCCGCCGAGAGCGACTTCGGCTACGCGCAGGCGATCAGGTCCGGTGAGCTGATCCACGTCTCCGGGCAGGTCGCGTTCGACGAGGCGGGCGAGTTCCTCCACGCGGGCGACTTCGCCGGACAGCTCGAACAGACCTACGCCAACATGGACAAGGTCCTCGGCCACTACGGCGCCACCCGCAACCAGGTCGTCTCGCAGACCGTGTACATGGTGGGTCTGCGGCAGCACGCCGCCGCGGTGTCGGAGGGCAATCTGAGGTACTTCGGCGACCACCGCCCGGCCAGCACGGTTCTCGGGGTATCCGAGCTGGCCGTGCCCGGTCAGGTGGTGGAGATCAGTGCCGTCGTCGACATGCGGTTGCCCGCGTGA
- a CDS encoding phosphotransferase: MARLLPGGYTGSLVALVWTEHLDPLVLKAGPQEHMLAERENRAEYTGGDPWLTERGLDETFGPVEVEVEARSELWSVVVYPYIGGKTFAEIGNFGDFAELIRTYLWSPNRDESPSESTLRECLRIVALNLAASTTVRPSAAAQPLLRYLPPLRWDMGILAALNTARSFCPDLPELAGFREWWEESIASIRVAPVHDDRLLHGDVRFANVLVDSVHSEVHFIDYGNGRRGHVFEDFARFEIDLLFRTTSRVDGDQALDHTQLLDATAHLLRDEVSLGEGATTENNRQIKCITQWRRMMYQSLPQMARPGATMMYRWFLLRECLKRTRWTAGAAMGHDEPDAASLMYLICALRRRLSGDGETHPRISTAPQVLASALRCRAAFVPTRGSERVVNQLRNASKKAALVDAATRISTVRLLAETGQSYLSPRGQFTGEIRDLLAAGGSLQVAVCSPYMPEYLGLSMSYMEHDDGPYVPDPTLLRKTEESLDGFTLLRREFGSLIELRLCRFAVGATVLITEETSFYEPYFRTPRIKRQKLLFDSFELQFDVSGLHSRSLIEETFAFHWRHSDSVEDTRAKTERYETLRGAFLKLWP, from the coding sequence GTGGCACGCCTGCTTCCCGGTGGTTACACCGGGTCCCTCGTGGCGCTGGTGTGGACCGAGCACCTCGACCCACTCGTCCTGAAGGCCGGGCCGCAGGAGCACATGCTCGCCGAGCGCGAGAACCGGGCGGAGTACACCGGCGGCGACCCCTGGCTGACCGAGCGCGGCCTCGACGAGACGTTCGGACCGGTGGAGGTGGAGGTCGAGGCGCGGTCGGAACTGTGGTCCGTGGTGGTGTACCCGTACATAGGCGGGAAGACGTTCGCGGAGATCGGCAATTTCGGTGACTTCGCCGAGCTCATCAGGACGTACCTGTGGAGCCCGAACCGGGACGAGTCCCCGTCCGAGTCGACGTTGCGCGAATGTCTGCGCATCGTCGCCCTGAACCTGGCGGCGAGTACGACTGTCCGCCCGTCGGCGGCCGCTCAGCCCCTGCTGAGGTACCTGCCTCCTCTCCGCTGGGACATGGGCATACTCGCCGCTCTCAACACGGCGCGCTCCTTCTGCCCCGACCTGCCGGAACTCGCCGGATTCCGCGAGTGGTGGGAGGAGAGCATCGCCTCCATCCGGGTCGCTCCCGTGCACGACGACCGACTGCTGCACGGGGACGTGAGGTTCGCCAACGTCCTGGTGGACTCCGTCCACTCCGAAGTGCACTTCATCGACTACGGCAACGGGCGTCGCGGCCATGTGTTCGAGGATTTCGCACGGTTCGAGATCGATCTGCTCTTCCGTACCACCTCGAGGGTCGACGGGGACCAGGCCCTGGACCACACGCAGCTGCTCGACGCGACCGCGCACCTGCTGCGGGACGAGGTCAGCCTGGGTGAAGGCGCGACGACCGAGAACAACCGTCAGATCAAGTGCATCACCCAGTGGCGGCGGATGATGTACCAGTCCCTGCCCCAGATGGCACGGCCCGGGGCCACGATGATGTACCGCTGGTTCCTTCTGCGGGAGTGTCTCAAGCGCACACGATGGACCGCCGGCGCCGCCATGGGGCACGACGAACCGGACGCCGCGTCCCTGATGTATCTCATCTGCGCGCTTCGCCGACGTCTGTCCGGGGACGGGGAGACTCACCCGCGCATCTCGACGGCGCCGCAGGTGCTCGCCTCCGCGCTGCGGTGCCGGGCTGCCTTCGTACCGACCCGCGGATCGGAGCGTGTGGTGAACCAACTGCGCAACGCCTCGAAGAAGGCCGCGCTGGTGGACGCGGCCACCCGCATCTCGACCGTTCGGCTGCTCGCCGAGACCGGGCAGTCCTACCTGTCACCGCGGGGCCAGTTCACCGGGGAGATCCGGGATCTCCTCGCCGCGGGGGGCAGCTTGCAGGTCGCCGTGTGCAGCCCGTACATGCCGGAGTATCTCGGTCTCTCCATGTCCTACATGGAGCACGACGACGGCCCCTACGTACCCGATCCCACCCTGCTCAGGAAGACCGAGGAGAGTCTGGACGGCTTCACTCTCCTGCGCCGGGAGTTCGGTTCGCTGATCGAGCTGCGACTGTGCCGGTTCGCGGTGGGCGCCACCGTGCTGATCACGGAGGAGACATCGTTCTACGAGCCCTACTTCAGAACACCGCGCATCAAGCGCCAGAAGCTGCTCTTCGACTCGTTCGAGTTGCAGTTCGACGTCTCCGGGCTCCACAGCAGAAGCCTGATCGAGGAGACGTTCGCCTTCCACTGGAGGCACTCGGACTCGGTGGAGGACACCAGGGCGAAGACGGAACGGTACGAGACGCTTCGCGGCGCGTTCCTGAAACTGTGGCCGTGA